The Tripterygium wilfordii isolate XIE 37 chromosome 17, ASM1340144v1, whole genome shotgun sequence genome has a window encoding:
- the LOC119982495 gene encoding CCAAT/enhancer-binding protein zeta, which produces MAKSKSKRQSNGDNPPQNDIELLKSDVASFASSLGLSSSSSGFNDTDFRKSGPLKPLKKPAPDKPRSDVATTRNDSFGGKQAKKKPAPDKPRNDVATTRNDSFSSKHGKKKPAPDKPRNDVATTRNDSFGRKHAKPNSKLKPKVLSLDDSKSWKIDKFKDLPKLPLMNASSLGVWHQDAVELESKVLGEGTERLKLGEVAQRGVGGWQGMVEKKREVAERLMAQYVLDYEMGRGKSGDVKMLIATQRSGTAADKVSAFSVLVGDNPVANLRSLDALLGMVTSKVGKRHSLTGFEALKELFVTSLLPDRKLKTLLQQPLNKLPESKNGYSLLLFWYFEECLKQRYERFVFALEEASRDMLPVLKDKALKTTYGLLKSKPEQERRLLSALVNKLGDPQNKSASNADFHLSNLLSDHPSMKSVVINEVDIFLFRPHLGLRAKYHAINFLSQIRLTHIGDGPNVAKRLIDIYFALFKVLITEAGNNENKNSKAQDEKPSGNSDKINKAKSSSDSHVELDSRLLSALLTGINRAFPYVASTEADDIIEVQTPMLFQLVHSKNFNVGVQALMLLDKISSKNQIVSDRFYRALYSKLLLPAAMHSSKAEMFIGLLLRAIKSDVNLKRVCAFSKRLLQVALQQPPQYACGCLFLLSEVLKAKPPLWSMVLQSESIDSDIEHFEDIEETDNEPPTPSKKEETNDEVALADHQDRANSNSDALEDEDDSPEDMDDSSASYSEHDSDEAEGLLLNNDSKDLSESRRLPCADGLEIQVSATKPTLPGGYDPRHREPSYCNADRSSWWELTVLASHVHPSVATMAGTLLSGANIVYNGNPLNDLSMSAFLDKFMEKKPKQNTWHGGSQIEPAKKLDMNNHLLGPEILSLAEMDVPPEDLVFHKFYTNKMNSTKKLKKKKKKEAEEEEAAEEFVGMDGGDVSDDEEIDNMLDSTDLSFEEANGEYDYDDLDKMADDDDEELVGDVSDAEMDIPSDTAEGSEGDFEAIPDNVSVDSDGDDDVNIGDADDDSEAGDDFNLKKRKQKSGGKVGASPFASLEDYAHLLNEDSSPPEKGSRGEKRSKSRSKKRSSSSSSSSSSSGDGPKLQESGRKRKKKTQKGKGKKPSE; this is translated from the exons ATGGCGAAGTCGAAGTCCAAAAGACAATCAAATGGAGACAATCCTCCACAGAACGACATAGAACTTCTTAAATCAGACGTAGCCTCCTTCGCTTCCTCTCTCGGCCTCTCCTCATCATCATCCGGCTTCAACGACACTGACTTCCGTAAATCTGGCCCCCTCAAACCTCTGAAAAAACCAGCACCTGATAAACCTCGCAGTGATGTCGCCACCACCCGGAATGATTCCTTTGGCGGTAAGCAGGCCAAGAAAAAGCCAGCACCTGATAAACCTCGCAATGATGTCGCCACCACCCGGAATGATTCCTTTAGCAGCAAGCACGGCAAGAAAAAGCCAGCACCTGATAAACCTCGCAATGATGTCGCCACCACCCGGAATGATTCCTTTGGCAGAAAGCACGCCAAGCCTAATTCCAAACTCAAGCCTAAAGTCCTTTCTCTAGATGACAGCAAAAGCTGGAAAATTGATAAGTTCAAAGACCTCCCCAAACTTCCACTGATGAACGCTAGCTCATTGGGTGTGTGGCATCAGGATGCGGTGGAATTGGAAAGCAAGGTACTGGGTGAAGGAACGGAAAGATTGAAATTGGGGGAGGTGGCACAGCGGGGAGTGGGGGGGTGGCAGGGAATGGTGGAGAAGAAACGAGAGGTTGCTGAGCGGCTGATGGCTCAGTATGTGCTGGACTACGAGATGGGTAGAGGAAAAAGTGGGGATGTGAAGATGCTGATTGCCACACAGAGGTCTGGTACAGCCGCAGATAAGGTCTCAGcgttttctgttttggttggGGATAACCCAGTTGCTAATTTAAGGTCGCTTGATGCACTCTTGG GAATGGTCACGTCAAAGGTGGGAAAGCGTCATTCTTTGACTGGGTTTGAAGCCTTGAAAGAACTTTTTGTTACGAG TTTATTACCTGATCGGAAGCTAAAGACCCTACTACAACAGCCTCTTAATAAGCTTCCAGAGAGTAAAAATGGTTATTCCTTGCTACTTTTCTGGTATTTCGAGGAGTGCTTGAAGCAGAG GTATGAACGCTTTGTTTTTGCACTTGAGGAAGCATCAAGAGATATGTTACCCGTATTGAAAGACAAGGCATTGAAG ACTACGTATGGACTGTTGAAGAGCAAACCAGAGCAAGAGCGTAGGTTGCTCTCTGCATTAGTTAACAAA CTGGGAGATCCTCAAAATAAGAGTGCGTCTAATGCTGATTTTCACTTATCAAACCTTTTGTCTGACCACCCTAGTATGAAG TCTGTGGTGATCAACGAGGTGGATATTTTTCTCTTTCGGCCTCATCTGGGATTAAGAGCAAAGTACCATGCT ATAAACTTTTTGAGTCAAATTCGTTTGACTCATATTGGAGATGGGCCGAATGTGGCCAAACGACTGATAGATATATATTTCGCACTTTTTAAG GTACTGATTACTGAAGCAGGTAATAATGAAAATAAGAATAGCAAGGCACAGGATGAAAAGCCTTCTGGTAATTCTGACAAGATCAATAAAGCCAAAAGTTCATCGGACTCTCATGTTGAATTGGATTCACGACTCCTATCAGCTCTTTTAACG GGTATCAATAGGGCATTTCCATATGTTGCAAGCACTGAGGCTGATGACATCATAGAGGTTCAAACACCCATGCTGTTCCAACTG GTCCATTCGAAGAATTTTAATGTGGGAGTTCAGGCACTGATGCTGCTTGATAAGATCTCGTCCAAGAATCAGATTGTCAGTGATCGCTTTTACCGCGCCTTATACTCGAAACTTCTACTTCCAGCTGCCATGCATTCTTCCAAG gcAGAAATGTTTATTGGACTTCTTCTGAGAGCCATTAAAAGTGATGTCAATTTGAagcgtgtttgtgcattttcaaagcgCCTATTGCAG GTTGCTCTCCAGCAGCCACCTCAATATGCTTGTGGATGCCTATTTCTCCTCTCTGAAGTTCTTAAAGCAAAGCCACCTTTGTG GAGCATGGTTCTCCAGAGTGAGTCCATTGATTCTGACATAGAGCATTTTGAAGACATTGAAGAAACTGATAATGAGCCCCCCACTCcatcaaagaaagaagaaactaacGACGAAGTAGCGCTTGCTGACCATCAGGATAGGGCCAATTCTAATAGTGATGcattagaagatgaagatgactcTCCAGAAGACATGGATGACTCTTCAGCATCCTATTCTGAACATGACTCAGATGAAGCAGAGGGGTTGCTTCTGAACAATGACTCAAAAGATCTTTCAGAATCTCGGAGATTACCTTGTGCAGATGGGCTTGAAATTCAAGTATCTGCAACCAAACCTACCTTGCCTGGAGGTTACGATCCAAGACACAGAGAACCTTCTTACTG CAATGCAGATCGTTCAAGCTGGTGGGAGCTGACGGTACTTGCTTCTCACGTACACCCATCAGTTGCAACCATGGCTGGAACTCTTCTTTCTGGAGCCAATATTGTTTATAATGGAAACCCATTAAATGATCTATCAATGAGTGCATTTCTAGATAAGTTCATGGAGAAAAAACCGAAGCAAAACACTTGGCATGGTGGTTCCCAGATTGAACCTGCTAAGAAG CTCGACATGAACAATCACTTACTTGGACCAGAAATACTGTCGTTGGCCGAGATGGATGTACCCCCTGAAGATCTGGTTTTCCACAAGTTTTACACAAACAAAATGAATTCcacaaagaaattaaagaagaagaaaaagaaggaagcagaggaggaggaggctgCAGAAGAGTTTGTTGGAATGGATGGTGGTGATGTGAGTGATGATGAAGAGATAGACAATATGTTGGACTCTACTGATCTCTCCTTTGAAGAAGCAAATGGTGAGTACGATTATGATGATCTTGACAAAATGGCCGACGACGACGATGAGGAGTTGGTCGGTGACGTTAGTGATGCAGAGATGGACATTCCCTCAGATACTGCTGAGGGATCTGAGGGAGATTTTGAAGCCATTCCTGATAATGTGAGTGTAGAcagtgatggtgatgatgatgttaATATAGGGGATGCAGATGATGATAGTGAGGCTGGTGATGATTTTAAtcttaagaaaagaaaacagaaatctGGTGGTAAGGTGGGTGCATCTCCCTTTGCAAGCCTGGAAGATTACGCCCATCTGTTGAATGAAGATAGTAGTCCTCCTGAAAAGGGATCTAGAGGGGAAAAAAGGTCCAAGTCCAGGTCCAAAaagagatcatcatcatcatcatcatcatcatcatcatctggaGATGGTCCTAAATTACAGGAATCCGGGAGAAAACGTAAgaaaaaaacccagaaaggaaagggaaagaagCCATCAGAGTAA
- the LOC119982496 gene encoding LOW QUALITY PROTEIN: 17.4 kDa class III heat shock protein (The sequence of the model RefSeq protein was modified relative to this genomic sequence to represent the inferred CDS: inserted 1 base in 1 codon), translating to MSSVDLVSAVNDLFCFPESIEKYMFPRRSNEEXREEQGMSNIPVDVMDAPNEYILYMDVPGLNKSDIQITVEEDKTLVIRSGGKRKHDEVEAEGCKYIRLERKVPQKMSRKLRLPENANVSAITAKCENGELTVIVEKLPAPKPKSVQVAIS from the exons ATGAGCAGCGTCGATTTGGTGTCAGCAGTAAACGATCTCTTCTGTTTCCCCGAAAGCATTGAGAAATACATGTTCCCTCGACGTTCTAATGAAG CGAGAGAAGAACAGGGAATGAGCAACATCCCAGTGGACGTCATGGACGCCCCCAACGAGTACATTCTCTACATGGATGTGCCTGGCTTGAACAAGTCTGACATTCAG ATTACGGTTGAAGAGGACAAGACATTGGTGATCCGAAGTGGAGGAAAGAGGAAACATGATGAAGTGGAGGCGGAAGGATGCAAGTACATAAGGCTAGAGAGGAAAGTACCCCAAAAGATGTCGAGGAAGTTGAGATTGCCGGAGAATGCCAATGTTTCAGCCATAACAGCCAAATGCGAGAATGGGGAACTTACTGTTATTGTTGAGAAGCTGCCTGCACCCAAGCCCAAGAGTGTTCAAGTCGCCATCTCTTGA